The following proteins are co-located in the Procambarus clarkii isolate CNS0578487 chromosome 4, FALCON_Pclarkii_2.0, whole genome shotgun sequence genome:
- the LOC138370706 gene encoding clumping factor B-like produces MWQQTSVLVYDECNDSVNDYDECNGSKDDYDEWNDSKVDYDEWNDSKVDYDEWNDSKVDYDEWNGSKVDYDEWNGSKVDYDEWNDSKVDYDEWNDSKVDYDEWNDSKVDYDEWNESKVDYDEWNCSKVDYDEWNDSKVDYDEWNGSKDDYDECNGSEDDYDEWNDSKGYPCSPSSKSDLGARQLLWAASWGCATKSWPGRGPGRRDAKPRNHLKISR; encoded by the coding sequence ATGTGGCAGCAGACGTCTGTGCTCGTTTATGATGAATGCAATGACAGCGTAAATGATTATGATGAATGCAATGGCAGCAAAGATGATTATGATGAATGGAATGACAGCAAAGTTGATTATGATGAATGGAATGACAGCAAAGTTGATTATGATGAATGGAATGACAGCAAAGTTGATTATGATGAATGGAATGGCAGCAAAGTTGATTATGATGAATGGAATGGCAGCAAAGTTGATTATGATGAATGGAATGACAGCAAAGTTGATTATGATGAATGGAATGACAGCAAAGTTGATTATGATGAATGGAATGACAGCAAAGTTGATTATGATGAATGGAATGAAAGCAAAGTTGATTATGATGAATGGAATTGCAGCAAAGTTGATTATGATGAATGGAATGACAGCAAAGTTGATTATGATGAATGGAATGGCAGCAAAGATGATTATGATGAATGCAATGGCAGCGAAGATGATTATGATGAATGGAATGACAGCAAAGgatacccctgttcacctagcagtaaatcggacctgggagctagacagctgttatgggctgcttcctggggatgtgcaaCGAAAagttggcctggtcgaggaccgggccgcagggacgctaagccccgaaatcatctcaaaatctcaagataa